One region of Mycolicibacterium lutetiense genomic DNA includes:
- a CDS encoding ABC transporter ATP-binding protein, whose product MTSRSDQPVLLRGVSKRYGSTTAVANLDLDVQRAEVLALLGPNGAGKTTTVEMCEGFIRPDDGRVEILGLDPVADNAQVRARIGVMLQGGGGYPAARADEMLHLVASYAADPLDPAWLMDTLGLTESARTTYRRLSGGQQQRLALACAVVGRPELVFLDEPTAGMDAHARIVVWELIDALRRDGVTVVLTTHHLAEAEELADRIVIIDHGVAVATGTPAELTHSGAENQLRFRAPRKLDLSLLAAALPEQYKATETAPGEYLVEGHIDPQVLATVTAWCARLNVLATDMRVEQRSLEDVFLDLTGRELRS is encoded by the coding sequence GTGACCTCGCGTTCTGATCAACCTGTGCTGCTCCGCGGCGTCAGCAAGCGCTACGGATCGACCACAGCGGTCGCCAACCTGGACCTTGATGTGCAGCGTGCCGAGGTATTGGCCCTGCTCGGCCCGAACGGTGCGGGCAAGACCACCACCGTCGAAATGTGCGAGGGATTCATCCGCCCCGACGACGGCCGTGTCGAGATCCTCGGGTTGGATCCCGTTGCCGACAACGCCCAGGTGCGCGCACGGATCGGCGTGATGCTGCAGGGTGGCGGCGGCTACCCCGCGGCACGGGCCGACGAGATGCTCCATCTCGTCGCCTCCTATGCTGCCGATCCTCTCGATCCGGCCTGGTTGATGGACACCCTCGGCCTGACCGAATCCGCCCGCACCACCTACCGGCGTCTGTCGGGCGGCCAGCAACAACGCCTCGCACTGGCCTGCGCCGTGGTGGGTCGCCCCGAGCTGGTGTTCCTCGACGAGCCAACCGCGGGGATGGATGCTCACGCCCGAATTGTGGTGTGGGAGTTGATCGATGCGCTGCGCCGTGACGGTGTCACGGTCGTGCTGACCACCCATCACCTGGCCGAGGCCGAAGAACTGGCCGACCGGATCGTGATCATCGATCACGGCGTGGCCGTAGCCACCGGCACACCCGCCGAGCTCACCCACAGCGGCGCCGAGAACCAGTTGCGTTTCCGGGCGCCGCGCAAGCTCGACCTGTCCCTGCTGGCCGCGGCTCTGCCGGAGCAGTACAAGGCCACCGAGACGGCACCCGGCGAGTACCTGGTCGAGGGGCACATCGACCCGCAGGTGCTGGCGACCGTGACGGCGTGGTGCGCCCGACTCAACGTGCTGGCCACCGATATGCGGGTGGAACAGCGCAGCCTCGAAGATGTATTCCTCGACCTCACAGGACGGGAGCTGCGGTCATGA